GTGCGCCGCTTCGAGGGCCCGGTCCTCGCCGAGCGCGCGTTCATGGCCGAGCGGGCCCGCAAGACCCCGGTACGGCGCCCCGGCGAGAACACCGGTCCGCAGCTCGGTGAGGCGGTCGCGGAGCGGCTGCTGCTGCGCGGCGCGGACAAGGAGAGCGTCCAGTGGGACTCCTGGCGCCGGGACGACGGCACCTGGGAAGTGCTGCTGGTCTACCGCGTCGCCGCCGAACCGCACTCGGCGAGCTGGACCTACGACCCGCCGCGGCGGCTGGTCCAGGCCGTGGACGACGAGGCCCGGGCGCTGATCGGCGAGAGCGACGACACGCCCGAGCCGAGCTTCCCGTTCGTACCGCGCATCGCACGGCTGCCGCGCGACCGGCCGCTGGACCGCACCCTGGACCGGCAGCACTCCGAGCGCAACGCGCAGTCCGGCGGCGAGGAGAGCGAGCCGCGGGGCACCGAGGAGGCCGTCGGCGAGCGGGAGCGCGAGCGGGATTCGCTGACCAGCCTGCTGGAGGCGGTGCCGAGCTTCCGCGGCGACATGATCGTGCCGGAGAGCGTCAAGGCGCCGCAGAGCGACGAGGAGACCGAGGACGAGGTCGAGGAACCGCCGGCCCCGGCGGCCAGCGCGGGCGCGGGCTCGGCGTACGCCGATGTGCTGATGCCGCGAGCGGTGGCCGGCCACCGTGACCGGCTGACCGGGACGACCGACCGGCAGGCGGAGGCGGACGGCGTACGCCCCGGACGCCGGGCGGCCGTGCCCAGCTGGGACGAGATCGTCTTCGGCACCCGGCGCAAGAAGCCGGAGTAGCGGCCGGCGCGCCGCGAGACCCTCCGTCCGCCCGTCCCCTGCTTCCAGGGGGCGGGCGGACGGCGTCGTACGGAGCCCTGACGGGGGCTCAGCCGGGCTGCGGGCCGGTGGCGACCGGGCGGGCCGGGTCGGCGGTCCATTCGCTCCAGGAACCGACGTACAGCGCCGCGGGGACGCCGGCGACGGCGAGGGCCAGGACCTGGTGGGCCGCGGAGACCCCGGAGCCGCAGTAGACGCCCACCTCGGCGTCCGCCGTGGCGCCCAGCGTGGCGAACCGCTCGGCCAGCTCGGCCGCGTCCCGGAACACCGTGCCGCCCGCCGCGACGTTCTCGGTCGTGGGCGCGGACACCGCGCCCGGGATGTGGCCGGCGACCGGGTCGATGGGCTCCACCTCACCGCGGTAGCGCTCGCCGGCGCGCGCGTCGAGCAGCACACCGCGGCGGGCCAGCGCGGCCGCCCCGTCCGCCGTCAGCAGCGGCAGCGCGCCGGGCGCCGGGGTGAAGTCCCCCGCCTGCGGATCCTCCTTGTCCGTGCTCAACCCCTCGCCGGCGGCCTGCCAGGCGGCCAGGCCGCCGTCCAGCACCCGCACGTCAGGGTGCCCGCTCCAGCGCAGCAGCCACCAGGCCCGGGCCGCCGCCCAGCCCTGGCCGCCGTCGTAGACGACGACGGGACGGTCCGCGCGGACGCCCGCGGCCCGCATCGCGCCGGCGAAGACATCGAGGTCGGGCAGCGGGTGACGGCCGGCCGGGCCGGGCGCCCCGGCCAGCTCGCTGTCGAGGTCGACATAGACCGCGCCGGGCAGGTGACCGGCCTCGTACACGGGGCGGCCGGGCGGACCGCCGAGCTGGTAGCGGACGTCCAGGAGCACCGGAGGGGTGCCCCCGGCCAACTCGCTCGCGAGTTCGGTAGCGGTGATGATGGCATTCATGGGACTCATCCTTGCGTAGCGGTGACTACGTACAGAAGGCGGGTGCCCACCCTCCGTATGACGCAGTTACGCCCTGACGTAACGCCGCCGAAACGGACGGGAAACCCTAAAACGGGCATTCTCCCTTGCGAACGGGCCGTGGACGGCGCGGCCGGGGCGCACACCAGGTCACAGGGTGCGAGCATCTGCTCAAGACCCCCCGCCCGTACCGCACCTACAAGGTCAGGCCCCCGACGCTCCGAGGAGAAAGTGCAATGACGACCGAGGCCGCGACCCGGCGGATGTCCGGCGCGCCCTGCTGGGTGAGCCTCCTGGCCCACAGTCTTTCCGCGGCGCAGGAGTTCTACGGCGCGCTGTTCGGCTGGGAGTTCCGCCCGGGACCGCAGCATTTCGGTCCGTACTCCCGGGCCTACCTCGACGGCCGGGAGGTCGCCGGAGTGGGCGAGCTGGCGCCCGACCGCGATCTGCCGGTCGCCTGGACCACCTATCTGGCCAGCGACGACGCCGATATGACCGCCGAGCAGATTCGTTGCTGCGGAGGGACGGTGGGCGTCGGGCCGCTGGACGCGGACGCCAACGCGGGGCGGATGGCGATCGGCTCCGACCCGCAGGGCGCGATCTTCGGCGTCTGGCAGGGCAGGTCGATGATGGGCACCGCGGTCACGGGTGAGCCCGGCACGCCGGTGTGGAACGAGCTGATCACCCAGGACACCGCCTCCGTGGGCCCGTTCTACGAGCACGTCTTCGGCTTCGAGGCGGAGCCGCTGGCCCCGGCGGGCCCGGCGGACCTCGACTATCTGACGCTGCGCCTCAAGGGCCTGGCGGTGGTCGGCATCCACGGCGTGGGCAGTGCGCTGCCGCGCGACCGCGGCCCGCACTGGATGACGTACTTCGCCGTCCCCAACGCCGATGCGGCCGCCCGCCGGGTCACCGAACTGGGCGGCCGGGTCCTGGACACCGCCCACGACTCCCACCACGGCCGGCTGGCGACCGTCGCCGACACCGAGGGCGCGGTCTTCTCGATCATCGAGCAGGGCTGAGCGCGGACGCCTCCCCCGGTCGGCCGGCGCCGGATGCGCGCACCGCGTAACCAGCCTCGCCCTGCGCCTGGTTGACGTCTCTCCTCGCAGGGCCCGGGCGCCCTCGACCTCCAACGACGCGACGCGGTCGGCGAGTTCGGCCGGCCGGCGGGAGCCCGGGGAGAGGTGCGTGCGGAAGCGTCTCCCACCGCCCGGAAAATCCTCGGGGCAAGGGGCTGCGTTCCCGCTCCCGGCGCCGGCCGCAACACTGCGCACCCGGTGCCCGACCGCGGCGCCTGCCGGCACCCCGACGGTCTGTTCGGCCCTGAAACAGGGCCGGACGTCCCCTCCCGCCGGCACCCGGTGGCGCGCTGTGATGGAGGGGGACCGGCCGGCGGTCCCGGCGCCGGACGGACCGAGACACGTCATGAAGCACCACACGCTCACCACGCGGCTGCGCCGCCCGACCCCGGCGGTCGCGCTCCCACGGCTCGAACCCGTCCTCCTGGCCGTCACGGCGACCGCCCTGATCGCCGGTGGCATCGCCTGGCTCGCGGGCGCGGGCGGCCCCGCCGACCTCTTCTGGGGGCTGGGCACCCTGTCCGCGGTGGGCCCCGCCGTGGGATGGGTGCTCGCCGCACTGCGGCACGGGCACGCGGGCGTGGACCTCATCGCCGTCCTCGCGCTGGCCGGCACCCTGGCCGTGCACGAGTACCTGGCCGGCGCGCTGATCGCCCTGATGCTCGCCACCGGGCGCACCCTGGAAGCCGCAGCCCGACGACGTGCCTCCCACGATCTTCGCGCCCTGCTGGAACATGCGCCCCGCTCCGCGCGCCGCCGCACCGGGGCCGGCGTGACCACGGTGCCGGTGGCCGAGGTCGCCGTCGGCGACCTGCTCGTCGTCGGCCCCGGCGAGGTCGTCCCCGTCGACGGCCGCGTGGAGGGCGCCGCCGCGGTCCTCGACGAGTCGGTGCTCACCGGTGAGGCCCTCCAGGTCGAGCGGGCCCGGGACGAGCCGGTGCGCAGCGGCGTGGTCAACGCCGGAGGCGCGTTCGAGCTGCGTGCCACGGCCACCGAGCAGGACAGCACCTACGCCGGGATCGTGCGGCTGGCCCGGCAGGCCGGCGCCGAGTCCGCGCCCGTCGTACGGCTGGCCGACCGCTACGCCGCCTGGTTCCTCCCGCTCTCGCTCGCGGTGGCAGGGCTGGCCTGGCTGATCAGCGGCTCCGCGGTCCGGGCGGTCGCGGTCCTGGTGGTCGCCACTCCCTGCCCGCTGCTGCTGGCCGCCCCGGTCGCCATCGTCTCCGGCCTCTCGCGCGCCTCGCGCCTCGGCGTCGTCATCCGCGACGGCGGGGCGCTGGAGAACCTCGGCCGCGCACGCACGCTCCTGCTGGACAAGACCGGCACCCTCACCCGCGGCCGCCCCCGCGTGCTCGACGTGATCGCCGCCCCCGGGGCCAAACCCACCGAGGTCCTCCGCCTGGCAGCCTCGCTCGACCAGTACTCACCCCACGTGCTCGCCCAGGCCCTCGTCGACACCGCCCGGGAACGCGGACTGGCCCTGTCGGTCCCGACGGACGTCGGCGAGGAACCCGGCCGGGGCGCCACCGGGAACGTGGACGGCCACCGGGCCGCCGTCGGCCTCAGGAGCGCCGCGACCGCCCGGCCGGACTGGGCGAAGGCGGTCGACACCCGGGCGCTCCTGGACGGGGCGGCCGTCGCCTGGCTCACCGTCGACGGACACCTGACCGGCGCCGTACTCCTGCGCGACCCCCTGCGGCACGACGCGCCGCGCACGCTGCGCCACCTGCGGGCGGCGGGCATCGACCGGCTGCTGATGCTCACCGGCGACCGTGCCGCGCCCGCCCACGAGGTCGCCGCCGTCCTCGGCCTGGACGACGTACGCGCCGAACT
The sequence above is a segment of the Streptomyces lydicus genome. Coding sequences within it:
- the sepH gene encoding septation protein SepH, which gives rise to MPELRVVAVSNDGTRLVLKAADSTEYTLPIDERLRAAVRNDRARLGQIEIEVESHLRPRDIQARIRAGASAEEVAQLAGIPVDRVRRFEGPVLAERAFMAERARKTPVRRPGENTGPQLGEAVAERLLLRGADKESVQWDSWRRDDGTWEVLLVYRVAAEPHSASWTYDPPRRLVQAVDDEARALIGESDDTPEPSFPFVPRIARLPRDRPLDRTLDRQHSERNAQSGGEESEPRGTEEAVGERERERDSLTSLLEAVPSFRGDMIVPESVKAPQSDEETEDEVEEPPAPAASAGAGSAYADVLMPRAVAGHRDRLTGTTDRQAEADGVRPGRRAAVPSWDEIVFGTRRKKPE
- a CDS encoding sulfurtransferase; its protein translation is MNAIITATELASELAGGTPPVLLDVRYQLGGPPGRPVYEAGHLPGAVYVDLDSELAGAPGPAGRHPLPDLDVFAGAMRAAGVRADRPVVVYDGGQGWAAARAWWLLRWSGHPDVRVLDGGLAAWQAAGEGLSTDKEDPQAGDFTPAPGALPLLTADGAAALARRGVLLDARAGERYRGEVEPIDPVAGHIPGAVSAPTTENVAAGGTVFRDAAELAERFATLGATADAEVGVYCGSGVSAAHQVLALAVAGVPAALYVGSWSEWTADPARPVATGPQPG
- a CDS encoding VOC family protein, encoding MTTEAATRRMSGAPCWVSLLAHSLSAAQEFYGALFGWEFRPGPQHFGPYSRAYLDGREVAGVGELAPDRDLPVAWTTYLASDDADMTAEQIRCCGGTVGVGPLDADANAGRMAIGSDPQGAIFGVWQGRSMMGTAVTGEPGTPVWNELITQDTASVGPFYEHVFGFEAEPLAPAGPADLDYLTLRLKGLAVVGIHGVGSALPRDRGPHWMTYFAVPNADAAARRVTELGGRVLDTAHDSHHGRLATVADTEGAVFSIIEQG
- a CDS encoding heavy metal translocating P-type ATPase, with amino-acid sequence MKHHTLTTRLRRPTPAVALPRLEPVLLAVTATALIAGGIAWLAGAGGPADLFWGLGTLSAVGPAVGWVLAALRHGHAGVDLIAVLALAGTLAVHEYLAGALIALMLATGRTLEAAARRRASHDLRALLEHAPRSARRRTGAGVTTVPVAEVAVGDLLVVGPGEVVPVDGRVEGAAAVLDESVLTGEALQVERARDEPVRSGVVNAGGAFELRATATEQDSTYAGIVRLARQAGAESAPVVRLADRYAAWFLPLSLAVAGLAWLISGSAVRAVAVLVVATPCPLLLAAPVAIVSGLSRASRLGVVIRDGGALENLGRARTLLLDKTGTLTRGRPRVLDVIAAPGAKPTEVLRLAASLDQYSPHVLAQALVDTARERGLALSVPTDVGEEPGRGATGNVDGHRAAVGLRSAATARPDWAKAVDTRALLDGAAVAWLTVDGHLTGAVLLRDPLRHDAPRTLRHLRAAGIDRLLMLTGDRAAPAHEVAAVLGLDDVRAELGPADKVAAVRAERERAVSVMVGDGVNDAPALAAADIGVAMGARGSTASSEAADIVLTTDRVDRLADAVAIAQRARRIAVQSALGGMLMSLAAMAAAAFGLLPPAAGALLQEGIDVAVILNALRALRTDQAARLPLTPAAEALIHRFAAEHDDLQDVLDAVRDAADRLSDSSGPTALAAVEETHRLLTERLLPHEYAEEHELYPALAPTLGGPEATATMSRAHTEIERLSRRIATHLQLAHAGGGLSPEQLDDLRSCLYGLNTVLRLHFTQEEENYFSLAP